The following are encoded together in the Salinibacter grassmerensis genome:
- a CDS encoding YgaP family membrane protein → MSTPASPNPSDAPTSSVCRVPSTEEKLVRLLAGTVSLTGLALGFFVSPWWYLLTVFAGLNVIQSAFTGFCPPEIVYRWTRQ, encoded by the coding sequence ATGTCCACCCCCGCCTCCCCAAACCCCTCCGATGCCCCAACGTCCAGCGTCTGCCGCGTGCCCTCGACCGAGGAGAAACTCGTCCGCCTGCTGGCCGGGACCGTCTCACTCACGGGCCTCGCCCTCGGCTTTTTTGTGAGTCCCTGGTGGTATCTGCTGACGGTCTTCGCGGGGCTCAACGTCATCCAGAGTGCCTTCACCGGCTTCTGCCCCCCCGAGATCGTCTACCGCTGGACCCGACAGTAG
- a CDS encoding SAM-dependent methyltransferase, with the protein MSKPAAFWNDRFASEEYVYGEAPNRFVASAARTWLPHPEEVLLLGAGEGRNAVHLAREGHTVTAVDYAAEGLRKTERLAREAEVDVERIQADVREWEPVRMWDAVVVTFLHLPADERPGLYRLVQRCVRPGGRLLAEWFRPEQRTDGYTSGGPPDPAMMVTAEELREHFAAAGIEHLEVAEPTLSEGMHQGSAATVRLVWRRPSSS; encoded by the coding sequence ATGTCCAAGCCCGCTGCGTTCTGGAACGACCGCTTTGCCAGCGAGGAGTACGTGTACGGCGAGGCCCCCAACCGCTTCGTCGCTAGCGCCGCCCGGACGTGGCTGCCGCACCCCGAGGAGGTGCTTCTGCTCGGGGCGGGCGAGGGGCGCAATGCCGTACACCTCGCCCGGGAGGGACATACGGTGACCGCGGTCGACTACGCCGCGGAGGGGCTGCGCAAGACGGAGCGCCTTGCGAGGGAGGCCGAGGTGGATGTCGAGAGAATCCAGGCCGACGTGCGCGAGTGGGAGCCCGTCCGGATGTGGGACGCGGTCGTCGTCACGTTTCTCCACCTTCCCGCCGACGAGCGACCGGGCCTATACCGCCTCGTCCAGCGCTGCGTGCGTCCCGGTGGGCGCCTCTTGGCCGAGTGGTTCCGTCCGGAGCAACGCACGGACGGGTACACGAGCGGCGGCCCGCCCGATCCGGCTATGATGGTGACCGCCGAAGAGCTCCGTGAGCATTTCGCCGCGGCGGGCATCGAGCATCTTGAGGTGGCCGAGCCGACCCTCAGCGAGGGCATGCACCAGGGGTCAGCGGCGACGGTCCGTCTCGTGTGGCGCCGGCCGTCCTCGTCGTAG